A genomic segment from Deltaproteobacteria bacterium CG2_30_66_27 encodes:
- a CDS encoding flagellar motor stator protein MotA, protein MLIFVGMAVVLGAVIGGYLMEHGNLSVLLQPAEFVIILGAAAGSFLIASPGKIASAVVRQVGSVFRSTDHGKAHFLELLSMLFQIFSKIRKEGLISIEGDIETPQMSPLFQRYPRIVKDQRVMNFICDNMKVIITTSIPPHELDSLLDIEIETGHNDSMIPSHSIAKVADALPGLGIVAAVLGVVLTMGKIDQPPAVLGHSIGSALVGTFLGVLACYGFVGPMATNLEHKTKESEVGFNVIKLALVAFVGGSAPQIAVEFGRRAIPGGDKPTFAELEKAIRSIPK, encoded by the coding sequence TTGCTGATCTTCGTCGGCATGGCCGTCGTACTCGGCGCCGTCATCGGCGGATACCTGATGGAGCACGGCAATCTTTCGGTCCTTCTTCAACCGGCCGAATTCGTGATCATCCTCGGGGCGGCGGCCGGGTCGTTCCTCATCGCATCCCCCGGGAAGATCGCATCCGCCGTCGTCCGCCAGGTCGGGTCGGTGTTCCGTTCCACGGACCACGGGAAGGCGCACTTCCTCGAGCTGCTTTCCATGCTGTTCCAGATCTTTTCCAAGATCCGGAAGGAGGGGCTTATCTCCATCGAGGGGGACATCGAAACGCCGCAAATGAGCCCACTGTTCCAACGGTACCCCCGCATCGTGAAGGACCAGCGCGTGATGAATTTCATCTGCGACAACATGAAGGTGATCATCACGACAAGCATCCCCCCGCACGAACTCGACAGCCTGCTCGATATCGAGATCGAAACGGGTCACAACGATTCGATGATCCCCTCCCACAGCATCGCCAAGGTCGCTGACGCCCTCCCGGGGCTCGGGATCGTCGCGGCGGTGCTCGGGGTCGTCCTCACGATGGGAAAGATCGACCAGCCTCCGGCCGTGCTGGGGCACAGCATCGGCTCGGCCCTGGTCGGGACGTTCCTCGGTGTCCTCGCGTGTTACGGCTTCGTCGGGCCGATGGCGACAAACCTCGAACACAAGACGAAGGAAAGCGAAGTGGGCTTCAACGTGATCAAGCTCGCCCTCGTCGCGTTCGTCGGAGGCTCTGCTCCACAGATTGCGGTTGAATTCGGCCGGCGCGCCATCCCGGGCGGCGACAAGCCGACCTTCGCTGAACTCGAGAAGGCGATCCGGTCGATTCCAAAATGA